GCCCATTCTGCAGCTTCCTTGAAGTTGCTGCTGATGAAGTCCCACAGCTTGGCGGCCTCCTCACCATCCATAACTTTTGCCGCTATTATGTTCCTCCTGTGAAGCTCGTCCATCTTGGGCTTTGGGTGGTAATGCAGCTCGTCATCATTTATGCTCATTAGTGTTTTCCTCCTTTGTAGGCATCCCCGCGCGTCTTGATGCGTGATATGAAGATTATATATCCGTTTTCATCAAACAGTACCCTGTAGCTTCCTACGCGAAGCCGCCAGCCTGTTCCGCCCTCCATGCGCTTGATGTCTCCTTTGCGTTCCGGGATGCCATTGATAGCAGTAATTATACGCTCTCTTGTGGCTTCGGTCTGCCTGTCAAGAAATTTCCGTGCCTGCTTTGAGTACTCTATTGTCTTCATGCCTGAGCCTCCTCCGCTCCGTGATGAATTATCGAGTAGAACGAACCGTTCTCGTCGTACTGTTTCTTCCGGATTAGGATTCTCATGTACGGATAAACTTTCTTTCCGTCTTTCGTGTAACGCAGATCCTTTCCGTCGTCTCCCTTCCTGAAGCCTACTATCTCGAACTGGTCGGGGTTGTACTTGTCGAGAAACGTTATCGGCACTCCCATAACGCCGTCATAGCCGTACGGGATGCGGTCCGTGCGGCTCACCTCGATTGCGTCGTAGTTGTCGTAGCGGGGGTAGGCTTCGGGCGTGTAGGGGTAGAGCAGCGTCAGGAACTCGTGCCGCTTCGTGATCGGAAGGTTCGTGTACCAGCAAGCCATTATGTGCTTCAGCCTCCGCCCCTGTTCGTCGGTTTTCTCGTAGTTCTCGTAGCTCGGAACTTCCAGCCAGAAGTCGCTGTTCATGTTCCGATGCCCAAGCCACATCTTGCCCTGCTGAATCAGAGGGAAAATCTCCTTGTAGGTTACGGCGTTCTTGTTCCCGACGATGAGAAACTTCTTGTTGTACTGCATCATGAGCGCGACGAACTCACGGAAGAGCGAGAAGGGCGGGTTCGTGATGACTATGTCCGCGTCCTTGAGGAGCTCCACGCACTCGGGACTGCGGAAGTCCCCGTCGCCGTCAAGGACTCTCACCGTGCAGCCAATCTGGTGCTCCAGCATGTAGCGCACGTCGAGAATGTCAGTGCGGCCGTCGCCGTTCCAGTCGCGGTAGTCGGTGATTGTCGCGCAGTAGGGTTTGCGCTTCGGGGCGGGAGTGTCCTCCTCGAACAGGCTGAGCTGTTGCTGGGCGATGGGGCTTCCCGCGTAACAGGTTGCCGTGAGCTTCCTGATGCCAAGATACGAGAACTGAAGCGCGAGATACCTGAAGAAGCTGCTCTCGAATGGGTCATCGCAGTTGCACAGAATCTTTGCGCCCCGAAA
Above is a genomic segment from Synergistaceae bacterium containing:
- a CDS encoding type II toxin-antitoxin system RelE/ParE family toxin, coding for MKTIEYSKQARKFLDRQTEATRERIITAINGIPERKGDIKRMEGGTGWRLRVGSYRVLFDENGYIIFISRIKTRGDAYKGGKH